Proteins from a single region of Butyrivibrio fibrisolvens:
- a CDS encoding macro domain-containing protein: protein MAFQIIRNDITKVNTDVIVNTANPEVAIGDGVDSAIYMAAGKDRLLAEREKIGYLTPGEVAITPAFGLTAKYIIHASGPSWDGGDKGEAKLLRACYDKSLKLALDNECRSIAFPLLATGSYGFPSKLGIEIAVDSFTKFLEDHDMEIFLVVFEKETLKISGELVEEIASFIDDEYVSKALSEEYGRDGAPVDMLGASACKFDAVIEGMLDAPVLSPKDASAIGKRRSGRLLASKAAFGLEKPQKDLESDASLDDVIKGIYKESFEKHLQKMINKKGLRNSEVYAAANISKQYFSKLLKGQVKPSKEKVLALAVGLRLNMDETIDFLKLAGYALSPISQTDAVVEYFIEHEDYNVLKIDIVLFDYGLDPLSKG, encoded by the coding sequence AAATGATATTACAAAAGTGAATACGGATGTGATCGTTAATACGGCTAATCCGGAAGTGGCGATCGGTGATGGCGTAGACTCTGCAATATATATGGCTGCAGGAAAAGACAGACTTCTTGCAGAAAGAGAGAAGATTGGATATCTTACACCTGGAGAAGTTGCCATTACCCCCGCATTCGGCCTTACTGCAAAGTATATAATTCATGCAAGTGGACCTTCATGGGATGGGGGAGATAAGGGCGAAGCTAAGCTTTTAAGAGCCTGCTATGATAAGTCGCTTAAACTTGCTTTGGATAATGAGTGCAGGTCGATTGCTTTTCCGCTTCTTGCAACGGGTTCTTATGGATTTCCTTCAAAGCTTGGTATTGAGATCGCGGTAGATTCTTTTACAAAGTTTCTTGAAGATCATGATATGGAGATATTCCTTGTGGTCTTTGAGAAAGAGACACTTAAGATCTCCGGCGAACTTGTTGAGGAAATTGCAAGTTTTATAGATGATGAGTATGTGTCGAAAGCGCTGAGCGAAGAATATGGGCGTGATGGTGCTCCGGTAGATATGCTAGGAGCTTCTGCATGTAAATTCGACGCTGTTATTGAAGGGATGCTTGATGCACCTGTATTGAGTCCAAAGGATGCATCAGCTATAGGAAAGCGTAGGAGTGGACGATTACTTGCATCTAAAGCTGCATTTGGATTGGAAAAGCCTCAGAAGGATCTTGAAAGTGATGCTTCACTTGATGATGTGATCAAGGGGATTTACAAGGAATCATTCGAGAAGCATCTTCAGAAGATGATCAATAAAAAGGGACTCAGAAATTCAGAGGTTTACGCTGCTGCAAATATATCAAAACAATATTTTTCCAAACTTTTGAAAGGTCAGGTTAAGCCGTCCAAGGAAAAGGTTCTGGCACTTGCTGTAGGGCTTCGGCTTAATATGGATGAAACGATAGATTTCTTGAAGCTTGCAGGATATGCGCTGTCGCCTATATCTCAGACGGATGCGGTGGTAGAGTATTTTATAGAGCATGAAGATTACAATGTTTTGAAAATAGATATTGTGCTGTTTGATTACGGACTAG